One marine bacterium B5-7 genomic window carries:
- the mutH gene encoding DNA mismatch repair protein MutH, translating to MNPTPSSIARHVTPPGDETELMARAQQWAGSTLDSLAQAMSVYLPEGFAGHKGRVGELLEVALGADAGSAPQPDFQALGIELKTLPVNTRGAPLESTFVTSIPLLNIHQETWATSTVWRKLQRVLWIPIITPDGASLHERIIGSPMLWSPTAEQAALLQQDWQELVDKICLGELESIHARMGQVLQVRPKAANSKALCWAINHDGERIQTLPRGFYLRAGFTQEILNAHFA from the coding sequence ATGAATCCAACACCTTCTTCAATAGCTCGGCATGTTACCCCACCTGGCGATGAAACGGAATTAATGGCCCGTGCCCAGCAGTGGGCTGGTTCAACACTGGACAGCTTGGCGCAAGCCATGTCGGTGTATTTACCCGAGGGTTTTGCGGGACATAAGGGGCGCGTTGGGGAGCTGCTAGAAGTGGCATTGGGGGCGGATGCGGGTTCTGCGCCACAGCCCGACTTTCAAGCCTTGGGCATTGAGTTAAAAACTTTACCCGTGAATACCCGTGGCGCGCCATTAGAGTCTACCTTTGTCACATCCATTCCTTTATTAAATATCCATCAAGAAACCTGGGCAACGTCAACGGTATGGCGGAAGTTACAACGTGTATTGTGGATCCCCATCATCACACCCGATGGCGCATCATTGCATGAACGTATCATCGGCTCCCCCATGTTATGGTCGCCGACGGCTGAACAAGCCGCGTTGTTGCAACAAGATTGGCAAGAACTCGTTGATAAAATTTGCTTGGGTGAGCTGGAAAGCATTCATGCACGCATGGGTCAGGTGCTACAAGTGCGCCCCAAAGCCGCGAACAGTAAAGCTTTATGTTGGGCAATTAACCACGATGGTGAACGTATCCAAACGCTGCCACGTGGATTCTATCTGCGCGCAGGCTTTACGCAGGAAATACTGAATGCTCACTTTGCTTGA
- the rlmH gene encoding ribosomal RNA large subunit methyltransferase H: MQIHLLCIGNRMPDWVSSAYDDYAKRLPAHCRLNCIEIPAMKRPQHADLAKITQTEGDALLANIPKGAYCIALDEKGQHWSTKEVSQQLTRWQALGCDVALLVGGPDGLSDAVRVRAQQTWSLSALTFPHPLVRVILAEQLYRACSLLSGHPYHRA, encoded by the coding sequence ATGCAAATTCATCTATTGTGTATTGGCAATCGCATGCCGGATTGGGTGTCTAGCGCATATGACGATTATGCTAAACGACTCCCTGCCCATTGTCGATTAAATTGCATTGAAATCCCAGCGATGAAACGCCCCCAACACGCCGACCTTGCAAAAATCACACAAACAGAAGGCGATGCTTTGCTCGCCAACATCCCCAAAGGGGCTTATTGCATAGCCCTCGATGAGAAAGGCCAACACTGGTCAACAAAAGAAGTATCTCAGCAACTCACGCGTTGGCAGGCTTTAGGCTGCGATGTTGCGCTACTCGTTGGTGGCCCTGATGGTTTAAGCGATGCCGTACGTGTACGCGCACAACAAACCTGGTCACTGTCCGCGTTAACCTTTCCCCACCCTTTAGTACGAGTTATTCTCGCGGAACAATTATATCGCGCTTGCAGTTTGCTAAGCGGCCACCCTTATCACAGAGCGTAA
- the bioA gene encoding adenosylmethionine--8-amino-7-oxononanoate aminotransferase BioA — MSGSTIEQYIPQTHWAPLSQLDGSNKWAPYRIQSAQGDYITLESGQRIIDASSSWWCKLLGHGHPALKQALFKQAEQFEHVVPADTTNDVIEQLSHELTQLMPHFTKVFYAGDGACAVEIAMKMSLQTRTTRKQSRTQVVSLKGAYHGETLGCLGVTQIPRFRHAFEHALSPQPVIQDIPYVNSMDDPLWKDASVYWERAEKQLTPIAHTLTAVIVEPILQAANHMKIYSQDFLRRLCLWAKAHDIHVIVDEIATGLGRTGKMLACEYAMTPHGHPALDAGSPSNTAAPSGDTGSEAGMTTWQPDFLCLGKGLTGGWIPMSAVLTTDNIHQHFINTPFYHSHTYAGNALAASVALATLNVLKQENLVERANVIGTWMRDAMQSIADQTGSLAHVRQIGAVVAADLIHEDPNFPIGQHVYRKAVELGALLRPLGNTLYWLPPLNVRMQTLEDLKAITQQAITWCA, encoded by the coding sequence ATGAGTGGTTCAACTATAGAACAATACATCCCCCAAACACATTGGGCCCCCCTATCTCAGTTAGATGGCTCGAATAAGTGGGCCCCCTATCGCATTCAATCCGCCCAAGGCGATTACATCACCTTAGAAAGTGGACAGCGGATAATTGATGCGAGTAGTAGTTGGTGGTGTAAGTTGTTGGGGCATGGGCACCCGGCACTCAAGCAAGCCCTATTCAAGCAAGCTGAACAATTTGAGCATGTCGTGCCAGCAGATACTACCAATGATGTCATTGAACAACTATCCCATGAACTCACACAACTGATGCCGCATTTCACCAAAGTGTTTTATGCGGGTGATGGTGCGTGTGCCGTTGAGATTGCGATGAAGATGAGCTTGCAAACGCGTACGACTCGAAAACAATCACGCACGCAAGTCGTTTCTTTAAAAGGGGCTTACCATGGCGAAACACTGGGATGCCTTGGTGTTACTCAAATACCTCGCTTCCGTCATGCATTTGAACATGCACTGTCACCTCAACCAGTGATTCAAGATATTCCGTACGTGAATAGTATGGATGATCCTTTGTGGAAAGATGCTTCTGTTTATTGGGAAAGAGCTGAAAAACAATTAACCCCTATTGCACATACACTCACTGCTGTCATTGTTGAGCCTATTTTACAAGCGGCAAATCACATGAAGATATACAGCCAGGATTTTTTAAGACGTTTATGTTTGTGGGCCAAAGCCCATGATATCCATGTGATTGTTGATGAGATTGCGACGGGACTTGGGCGGACGGGGAAAATGTTAGCCTGTGAATATGCGATGACGCCCCATGGTCACCCCGCACTTGATGCGGGGTCCCCGTCTAACACTGCAGCCCCTTCAGGAGATACCGGCTCGGAGGCCGGCATGACAACGTGGCAACCAGACTTCCTCTGCCTCGGAAAAGGCTTAACGGGTGGTTGGATACCCATGAGTGCGGTACTCACAACGGATAACATTCATCAACATTTTATTAATACACCGTTTTATCATTCACACACGTATGCAGGCAATGCATTAGCCGCGAGCGTTGCGTTAGCGACACTGAATGTACTCAAACAAGAAAACCTTGTCGAGCGTGCAAACGTGATCGGTACATGGATGCGTGATGCCATGCAGTCGATTGCAGATCAAACCGGTTCACTTGCGCATGTTAGGCAAATCGGTGCCGTTGTCGCAGCGGATTTAATACATGAAGATCCAAATTTTCCTATCGGTCAACATGTATATCGCAAAGCGGTGGAATTAGGTGCTTTACTGCGGCCATTAGGCAATACGCTGTATTGGTTACCACCGCTGAATGTGCGCATGCAAACTTTGGAGGACTTGAAGGCGATTACGCAGCAAGCTATCACTTGGTGCGCGTAA
- the rodA gene encoding rod shape-determining protein RodA produces the protein MLHHHRPTTSQTWFKLDTPLFLAISVLIGFGLFMLYSAGNGDWIFIKRQSLNALLAFAAMLVCAQIPPRKYRIWAPWLFSLAFMLLVIVLLVGSRSKGAERWLNLGFFKFQPSELMKLAMPMVLAWYFRERPLPPKIIDFGAIAVLIALPTLLVMKQPDLGTAIMIAASGCCVLLLIGIPWRYIGIACLIALIFLPIAWHFMHTYQQQRVLTFLNPERDPLGTGYHIIQSKIAIGSGGLFGKGWMQTTQSRLHFLPEHHTDFIFAVCGESFGFIGCLFLLFAYATVLFRCVFISLNAQDTFTRILSGSLTLTFFVLMFVNMGMVTGIFPVVGIPLPLISYGGTSMVTLLIGFGMLMSIQSHRQLITT, from the coding sequence ATGCTACATCATCATCGTCCGACAACCTCACAAACGTGGTTTAAACTCGATACGCCGTTATTTCTTGCCATCAGTGTTCTGATTGGCTTTGGTTTATTCATGCTTTACAGCGCCGGCAATGGCGATTGGATATTTATCAAACGACAAAGTCTTAATGCCTTATTGGCTTTCGCTGCCATGTTAGTGTGCGCGCAAATCCCCCCGAGAAAATATCGTATTTGGGCACCTTGGTTATTTTCTTTAGCCTTCATGTTATTAGTGATTGTCTTGTTGGTTGGATCACGCAGCAAAGGTGCCGAACGTTGGCTCAATCTCGGATTTTTCAAATTCCAACCATCAGAACTGATGAAACTTGCGATGCCCATGGTGCTAGCATGGTATTTTCGCGAAAGACCTTTGCCACCCAAAATTATCGATTTTGGTGCCATTGCTGTATTAATTGCATTGCCTACCCTGCTCGTGATGAAACAACCTGATCTAGGCACCGCCATCATGATCGCAGCCAGCGGATGCTGTGTGCTGCTGCTCATTGGGATCCCTTGGCGCTACATTGGTATTGCTTGCCTCATTGCCTTAATTTTCTTGCCCATTGCTTGGCATTTCATGCATACCTATCAGCAACAGCGTGTCTTAACCTTTTTAAATCCTGAGCGTGATCCACTCGGCACGGGGTATCATATTATTCAATCCAAGATTGCTATCGGTTCTGGCGGGCTATTTGGTAAAGGCTGGATGCAAACCACACAATCACGATTACATTTTTTGCCGGAGCATCATACTGACTTTATCTTTGCGGTGTGTGGTGAATCCTTTGGTTTTATTGGCTGCCTATTTTTACTGTTCGCATACGCGACCGTGCTGTTCCGCTGTGTGTTTATCAGCTTAAATGCGCAAGATACTTTTACTCGGATCTTGTCCGGGAGTTTAACACTCACTTTTTTTGTCTTGATGTTTGTTAACATGGGCATGGTTACCGGTATTTTTCCTGTCGTTGGTATTCCCCTCCCATTAATCAGTTACGGTGGCACCTCCATGGTTACTTTATTAATAGGCTTTGGTATGTTAATGTCGATTCAATCGCATAGACAATTAATTACGACTTAA
- the pbpA gene encoding penicillin-binding protein: MRRKKKVYVKNLAHERRSFRHRMITACIGMVILTALLITRLAYLQIQQHALYTTLSEKNQLDITPIAPDRGLIFDRNGVLLAKNTPVFSLELVPAKIENLNKTIQQLRHILPVTTSELENFHKQLHQHRHFESIPLRLRLNEKEVASFMARRYQFPGVTIRAHLIRQYPFPKAFSHVVGYVGRINEKELARVDTANYSATNYIGKTGIEHYYEDRLHGIVGYQQAEVDASGRVIRVIHRVSPIAGANLTLTLDSHLQEVAEKALGERQGAVVAIDPNNGEILAMVSTPSFDANQFVSGLSQKTYDKLVHEPDQPLFNRDIRGQYPPASTIKPFLAIEGLISGKITPEFKVYDNGTYQLKISNHVYHDWKRYGHGWVNLIKAIMVSCDTYFYELARRLGIDNIANISHAFGFGKKTGVDLPAELSGLVPTQAWKKRAHNAPWYPGDTLVAGIGQGYMLTTPLQLASATAKFSMHGDGFQPHLLHISTLANGRQHAFQPIPQTHVDLPKAYWNLVVEGMRDVITNPQGTGFKFGRNVPYTVAAKTGTGQVYNTNKYNVYTVANLPYKLRNHSLFIAFAPIEHPKIAIAVIVEHSDIHVEHSTSASHIARLVMDAYLLKGST, encoded by the coding sequence ATGCGAAGAAAGAAAAAAGTTTATGTAAAGAACCTTGCCCATGAGCGCCGTTCTTTTCGCCATCGAATGATTACAGCGTGTATTGGCATGGTGATTTTAACTGCACTGCTAATTACTCGGCTTGCGTACTTACAAATTCAACAACACGCGCTCTACACAACACTCTCTGAAAAAAATCAACTAGACATCACACCCATCGCACCCGATCGCGGGTTAATTTTCGATAGAAATGGTGTCTTACTTGCAAAGAACACCCCTGTCTTTAGTTTAGAACTCGTCCCGGCCAAAATAGAAAACCTAAACAAAACTATTCAACAGCTTCGCCATATTCTTCCCGTAACAACGTCTGAGCTAGAAAATTTTCACAAACAATTGCATCAACATCGCCACTTTGAATCCATTCCTTTACGTTTACGTCTTAATGAAAAAGAGGTGGCGAGTTTTATGGCACGTCGCTATCAGTTTCCTGGCGTCACCATTCGTGCGCACCTAATACGTCAGTACCCTTTTCCAAAAGCCTTTAGTCATGTTGTTGGCTATGTTGGTCGTATTAATGAAAAAGAACTAGCACGCGTTGATACCGCCAACTACAGTGCAACCAACTATATTGGAAAAACAGGTATCGAACATTACTACGAAGATCGTTTACATGGGATCGTCGGTTACCAACAAGCTGAAGTCGATGCATCCGGTCGCGTGATCCGTGTAATACACCGTGTTTCACCCATTGCTGGTGCTAACTTAACCTTAACGCTAGATAGCCACTTGCAAGAAGTTGCTGAAAAAGCCTTAGGAGAGCGCCAAGGCGCCGTTGTTGCGATTGATCCCAACAATGGGGAGATTCTAGCGATGGTTAGCACACCTAGCTTCGATGCCAATCAATTTGTCAGCGGCTTGTCACAAAAAACCTATGATAAACTTGTGCATGAACCCGATCAGCCCTTATTTAACCGTGATATTCGAGGGCAGTATCCACCAGCCTCTACCATCAAACCTTTTCTTGCTATAGAGGGTTTAATCTCTGGAAAAATTACGCCTGAATTTAAAGTGTATGACAACGGCACCTATCAATTAAAAATAAGCAATCACGTTTACCATGATTGGAAGCGCTATGGCCATGGCTGGGTAAATCTCATCAAAGCAATCATGGTCTCTTGCGACACCTATTTTTATGAGCTCGCGCGTCGATTAGGTATCGATAATATTGCCAATATTTCACATGCGTTTGGTTTTGGTAAAAAAACAGGCGTGGATTTACCCGCAGAATTATCTGGCTTAGTACCCACGCAAGCATGGAAAAAACGCGCACATAACGCGCCCTGGTATCCCGGAGACACCTTGGTCGCCGGGATTGGCCAGGGTTACATGCTAACAACACCATTACAGTTAGCCAGTGCTACGGCTAAGTTTTCGATGCATGGTGATGGCTTCCAGCCTCATTTATTACACATCTCGACTTTAGCGAATGGACGACAACATGCTTTCCAGCCAATCCCGCAAACACACGTTGATTTACCTAAGGCATATTGGAATTTGGTGGTAGAAGGTATGCGAGATGTGATCACCAACCCACAAGGTACAGGATTTAAATTCGGACGTAATGTCCCCTACACGGTCGCCGCAAAAACGGGGACAGGCCAAGTGTATAACACCAATAAATATAACGTGTACACCGTCGCAAACCTACCTTACAAATTACGTAACCATTCTTTATTTATCGCATTCGCACCCATTGAGCATCCTAAGATTGCCATTGCGGTTATTGTGGAACACAGCGATATTCATGTTGAACATAGCACCAGTGCTTCTCACATTGCACGTCTCGTCATGGATGCTTATCTATTAAAGGGATCCACCTAA
- the bioB gene encoding biotin synthase: MDVTDWDADAIHLLYQKPLIRLVHQAYQVHCQHHDPDEMELCTLLSIKTGTCPEDCAYCPQSGHYNTGLQKEKLWDVADVVEKAKQAKERGAKRFCMGGAWRSPPKKYMPALKEMVVQVKALGLETCLTAGMLDQEQADDLKQAGLDYYNHNLDTSPEHYKKIISTRNYQERIDTLKAVDKADINICCGGIVGMGETREDRVQFFLQLLALPAVLKSVPINRLIRIPGTPLELAEPMENFEFIRTIAIARILFPTSMVRLSAGREDMSAEMQTLCFMAGSNSIFYGDELLTAKNQSADEDETLLEKLGMHTGQSPSTANLAGDAG, from the coding sequence ATGGATGTGACAGATTGGGATGCAGATGCCATTCATCTCTTGTATCAAAAACCACTTATTCGCTTAGTGCACCAAGCTTACCAAGTGCATTGCCAACACCATGATCCCGATGAAATGGAGTTGTGTACTTTATTGAGTATTAAAACGGGTACTTGTCCGGAAGACTGTGCGTATTGTCCTCAGAGCGGGCATTACAATACGGGCTTACAAAAAGAAAAATTATGGGATGTCGCTGATGTTGTTGAGAAAGCAAAACAAGCAAAAGAACGTGGCGCGAAACGATTTTGTATGGGGGGTGCTTGGCGCAGTCCACCTAAAAAATATATGCCAGCCTTAAAAGAAATGGTAGTGCAGGTTAAAGCCTTGGGTTTAGAGACTTGCTTGACGGCTGGGATGTTAGATCAAGAACAAGCTGATGATTTAAAGCAAGCGGGCTTGGATTATTACAATCATAACTTAGATACATCCCCTGAACATTACAAGAAAATTATTTCGACACGAAACTATCAAGAGCGTATAGACACTTTAAAAGCAGTAGATAAGGCAGATATTAATATTTGTTGCGGGGGGATTGTTGGGATGGGCGAGACGCGTGAAGATCGCGTGCAATTTTTCTTGCAGTTGTTAGCATTGCCCGCAGTTCTAAAAAGTGTGCCGATTAACCGCCTGATCCGTATCCCGGGTACGCCGTTGGAATTAGCAGAGCCGATGGAAAATTTTGAATTTATTAGAACCATTGCGATTGCTAGGATTTTATTTCCGACATCAATGGTCCGTTTATCTGCTGGCCGAGAAGATATGTCAGCTGAGATGCAGACCTTATGTTTTATGGCTGGATCTAATTCTATTTTTTATGGGGATGAATTACTGACCGCGAAAAATCAATCAGCAGATGAAGATGAAACCTTGCTAGAAAAACTAGGCATGCACACGGGACAGTCGCCTTCTACTGCCAACTTAGCAGGAGATGCGGGATGA